A window of the Lolium perenne isolate Kyuss_39 chromosome 7, Kyuss_2.0, whole genome shotgun sequence genome harbors these coding sequences:
- the LOC127316878 gene encoding protein OS-9 homolog: MGFAGGATAPLLLLLVVAAGAAANDQIFTTSGVPFGKNSREPRYRVEFHPADAPYHPENGQESEPMTSHEGKHYTCYLPVEETKTMKSIVPQNATNVIVESERKVKPKEPDELLEILKDQCFYRHEGWWSYEFCYYGKIRQVHVEGEKVIQEYVLGEFDADATDAYHENRTSESEDEDHVKDTSKRYHVHLYSNGTVCDLTDIPRYTEVRFVCSEPTVLISSIKEISSCKYVLTVQNPMLCKNPLFQQEKRTFFIHCNEVLAEVDTTEDEDSLPKEAQMSIVSDPDELHSYAAYAT; encoded by the exons ATGGGGTTCGCCGGCGGGGCGACCGCTCCGCTCTTGCTGCTCCTCGTGGTTGCTGCGGGCGCGGCAGCCAATGACCAGATCTTCACCACCTCAG GTGTGCCGTTTGGGAAGAACTCGCGGGAGCCGAGGTACCGCGTGGAGTTCCACCCCGCCGATGCTCCCTACCACCCG GAGAATGGCCAGGAGTCTGAACCGATGACTAGCCACGAGGGGAAACATTACACGTGCTACCTACCAGTCGAGGAAACTAAGACCATGAAGTCGATTGTCCCGCAAAATGCAACCAATGTTATAGTAGAAAGCGAACGGAAGGTTAAGCCAAAGGAGCCAGATGAGCTGCTGGAGATCCTCAAAGATCAGTGCTTTTACAGG CATGAAGGTTGGTGGTCTTATGAGTTCTGCTACTATGGGAAAATCCGACAGGTTCATGTGGAGGGTGAGAAG GTTATTCAAGAGTATGTTCTAGGTGAATTTGATGCTGATGCAACCGATGCTTACCATGAAAATCGCACCTCTGAGTCTGAGGATGAGGATCATGTGAAAGATACTTCTAAGCG ATATCATGTCCACCTGTACTCAAATGGGACTGTATGTGATCTCACAGATATACCGCGGTACACAGAG GTTAGATTTGTTTGTTCTGAGCCGACAGTACTGATCAGCTCGATAAAGGAGATATCTTCCTGCAAATACGTTTTGACAGTACAAAACCCAATGCTCTGCAAGAACCC GTTATTTCAGCAGGAAAAGCGCACCTTCTTCATCCATTGCAACGAGGTGCTTGCTGAAGTGGATACCACTGAAGATGAAGACTCTCTTCCAAAAGAAGCTCAGATGTCCATTGTTTCAGATCCAGATGAATTGCATAGTTACGCAGCTTATGCTACCTGA